CGGGGACCCCAGCGGCAAGCAAAGGCCTGCACGGATGCAATTCAACGGTGCAAATACAAAAAGTGGGAGGGAGCAAGCTCCCTCCCGCCTTTGATCCGGGTCAGATCAGGCCAAACAGCTCTTTAGGCATGAACGCGTAGAACGCCAGGCGCGGAATCACCCAGCTCTGCAGCAGCTGGATGGCGATAAACGCGAAGATCGGCGAAATATCCAGGCCGCCCAGGTTGGGAATCAGGCGACGGAACGGCGCCAGCACCGGTTCGGTGATCTGGTAGACCAGCTCGGCGCCCGGGCTGCGGCTGCCGGGGGCGACCCACGACAGGATCACGCTGATGATCATCGACCAGAAGATAATCTTCAGGAACAGCGAAAAGATGCCGATCAGCGCCCAAGGCAACAGCAGCACGGTGAAGGCCTGGTAGCCGTTGAGCGACAGCACGACCACAAACAGCAGGATCTGCAGCAGCAGGGCCAGTACCAGCGACGACATGTCCAGCCCGAACAGACTCGGGATCACTCGGCGCAGTGGCTTGAGCAACGGCTGGGTGGCCTTGACCACGAACTGGCACAGCGGGTTGTAGAAGTTCGCCCGCACCAGTTGCAGGATAAAACGCATCAGCACGATCAGCAGGTACAGGCTGCCGAGGGTCTGGATGATGAAGATCAGGGCGTCATTGAGTCCAAGCATCATGTATTCCTTCGTAGGAGACGATTATTTGCCCAGTTGCTCGGCCAGCTCGGCCGAACGGTGTGCCGCGGCACCCAGCGCTTTTTCCACCAGGGCTTCGAAGCCTCCGGCCTGGAACGATTCGATGGCGGCCTGGGTGGTGCCACCCGGCGAGGTCACGCGGCGGCGCAGCTCTGCGGCGTCTGCATCGCTGGACACCGCCATATGCGCGGCGCCCAGTGCGGTCTGCTCGGCCAGTTGTTCGGCAACGTCCTTGGGCAGGCCCAGTTTCACACCGGCGGCGGTCATGGCTTCGATCAGCAGGAAGAAGTACGCCGGGCCGCTGCCGGACACGGCGGTCACCGCATCCAGTTGCTGCTCCTGTTCCAGCCACAGGGCGATACCCACGGCGGACAGCAGCTCCTGCGCCTGGTCGCGTTGTTCGGCGCTCACCTGGGCGGTGGCGTACAAACCG
The sequence above is drawn from the Pseudomonas quebecensis genome and encodes:
- a CDS encoding YggT family protein — protein: MLGLNDALIFIIQTLGSLYLLIVLMRFILQLVRANFYNPLCQFVVKATQPLLKPLRRVIPSLFGLDMSSLVLALLLQILLFVVVLSLNGYQAFTVLLLPWALIGIFSLFLKIIFWSMIISVILSWVAPGSRSPGAELVYQITEPVLAPFRRLIPNLGGLDISPIFAFIAIQLLQSWVIPRLAFYAFMPKELFGLI
- the proC gene encoding pyrroline-5-carboxylate reductase: MSNTRIAFIGAGNMAASLIGGLRAKGLEPALIRASDPGADTRARISAEHGIETFADNAEAIQGADVVVLAVKPQAMKAVCESLRAHLQPHQLVVSIAAGITCASMHNWLGAQPIVRCMPNTPALVRQGVSGLYATAQVSAEQRDQAQELLSAVGIALWLEQEQQLDAVTAVSGSGPAYFFLLIEAMTAAGVKLGLPKDVAEQLAEQTALGAAHMAVSSDADAAELRRRVTSPGGTTQAAIESFQAGGFEALVEKALGAAAHRSAELAEQLGK